A window from Penicillium oxalicum strain HP7-1 chromosome VIII, whole genome shotgun sequence encodes these proteins:
- a CDS encoding Cytochrome monooxygenase lcsI — MPPPNGADNVVTALDRTVHARQRRLLAPAFSERALHDQESLIMGYVDTLITKLRAQIQEKSHVVDIKDWMNYTLFDITGDLMFGESFDCLRDSQLHSWVSLTFKSIQFLSFEAAARQFPLFHKLLSALITRRLEQKSIDHFNLAARRVDRRLEANHQRPDFISAALQHGLGEDGEKDGKGSKAMARAELHSNAFILIIAGSETSATLLSGCIFYLCSNLEAMRRVVSEVRSSFASADEITFSSTAQLPYLAAVVEESLRMYPPLATTSYRRVPAGGVEIDGEFVPGGARVGCHHYASYRSPSNFALPHQFIPERWLGTDPRFANDNRDVLQPFSLGPRGCIGKTLAYCEMRSILCKLFYNFDITLCPESTNWIDQRSFFVWDKPRLAVTLRDRFEADIEKSF, encoded by the exons ATGCCGCCACCCAACGGTGCGGATAACGTGGTAACCGCGTTGGACAGGACCGTGCATGCTCGCCAGAGAAGGTTACTGGCACCTGCATTCTCGGAACGGGCGCTCCATGATCAGGAAAGCCTGATCATGGGCTATGTGGATACCCTCATTACCAAACTGCGAGCGCAAATCCAGGAGAAGTCCCATGTTGTGGACATCAAGGATTGGATGAATTATACGCTTTTTGATATCACCGGCGACCTGATGTTTGGCGAGTCCTTTGACTGTTTGCGGGACTCGCAGTTACATTCTTGGGTCAGCTTGACGTTCAAGTCCATTCAATTTTTGTCCTTTGAGGCAGCGGCGCGACAATTTCCGCTCTTCCATAAGTTGCTCTCTGCGTTGATTACGAGGCGATTGGAGCAAAAGTCCATTGATCACTTTAATCTGGCAGCTCGTCGAGTGGACCGTCGCCTCGAGGCCAATCATCAGCGACCGGATTTTATCTCTGCTGCACTGCAGCATGGACTCGGGGAGGACGgcgagaaagatggaaaaggatcGAAGGCCATGGCGCGAGCAGAGCTTCACTCTAACGCATTTAT TTTGATCATTGCCGGGAGCGAAACAAGCGCAACTCTCCTTTCTGGCTGTATCTTCTACCTTTGTTCGAACCTAGAGGCCATGCGCCGTGTTGTGAGCGAAGTTCGGTCATCTTTTGCTTCTGCTGACGAGATCACGTTCTCAAGTACTGCTCAACTGCCTTATCTGGCTGCGGTTGTTGAAGAGTCGCTCCGGATGTATCCTCCTCTGGCAACTACTTCTTACCGCAGAGTGCCGGCAGGCGGCGTAGAGATCGATGGGGAATTTGTCCCCGGTGGA GCCAGGGTTGGGTGTCATCACTACGCCTCGTATCGGTCTCCAAGCAACTTTGCGCTGCCTCATCAATTCATCCCGGAGCGCTGGCTGGGGACAGACCCCCGCTTTGCCAACGACAATCGGGATGTCCTCCAGCCTTTTAGTCTTGGACCGAGAGGCTGCATTGGAAAGAC TCTCGCTTATTGTGAGATGCGATCCATTCTCTGTAAATTGTTCTACAACTTTGATATCACGCTTTGTCCTGAGAGTACAAATTGGATCGACCAGCGATCCTTTTTCGTTTGGGACAAGCCACGTCTGGCGGTCACATTGCGGGACCGCTTTGAGGCTGATATCGAAAAGAGTTTCTGA